Proteins encoded together in one Anaerosporomusa subterranea window:
- a CDS encoding flagellar motor protein MotB, with protein MAKKKHQEHHEEHADESWLIPYADILTLLLALFIVLFSSAQVDAKKFEQIRASFGSAFGAGTNSLMPESRSAPTVIAGPPESPQQMEAINPADNKQQQYVRETAQLLEVKRALDTYIQQNNLTGDLNTMLTGDGLMLRIRDSALFPSGSAELLPESRRLGGEIAKLLLAVPQKVMISGHTDTVPINTAEFPSNWELSSKRSLNFMRFILSQQSQLDPARFNATGHGEYRPVSPNTSPEGQAKNRRVEVLILRQYRQ; from the coding sequence ATGGCAAAGAAAAAGCACCAAGAACACCATGAAGAACATGCGGACGAGTCATGGTTAATCCCCTATGCCGATATTCTGACATTATTATTGGCATTATTTATCGTGCTGTTTTCTTCCGCTCAGGTAGACGCGAAAAAATTTGAGCAAATTAGAGCATCGTTTGGCTCCGCTTTTGGTGCGGGAACCAATTCACTTATGCCTGAATCCCGTTCTGCTCCTACTGTTATTGCTGGACCGCCAGAATCGCCACAACAGATGGAGGCAATCAATCCTGCGGATAATAAACAGCAGCAATATGTTCGTGAGACAGCGCAACTGCTGGAAGTAAAGCGAGCGCTAGACACCTATATTCAGCAAAACAATCTAACTGGAGATCTCAACACAATGTTGACAGGTGATGGGCTAATGCTTCGTATTCGAGACAGCGCTCTGTTTCCTTCCGGTAGTGCCGAACTGCTGCCTGAATCACGTCGCTTAGGCGGAGAAATCGCCAAACTTCTACTGGCGGTACCTCAGAAGGTTATGATCTCCGGGCATACTGATACTGTCCCGATCAATACAGCCGAGTTTCCATCTAACTGGGAGCTAAGCTCAAAGCGGTCGTTAAACTTTATGCGTTTTATTCTATCGCAGCAGTCACAACTTGACCCTGCCCGTTTTAATGCAACAGGACATGGCGAATACCGGCCTGTTTCGCCGAATACCAGCCCAGAGGGCCAGGCGAAAAATCGAAGGGTTGAGGTGCTGATACTGCGCCAGTACAGACAATAG
- the motA gene encoding flagellar motor stator protein MotA → MEKSTVIGVVVGFLAIGVGMVLKGASLAALYNPAAFLIIFAGTAASLFNAFPMAQMKQLPVLFKQLFKEQTLLPKADLLALFVELSQTARREGILALESRLGEVNDSFLKNGLSMVIDGMDPEFVQDVLDADVAAMEDRHRTGALIFSQAGSYAPTLGVLGAVVGLIAALGNLNDIEVLGHSIAAAFVATLLGIFTGYVLWNPFANKLKMLSKKEAEIKRMMIEGILSLQAGDSPLAIEAKLLVFVPQAERDALRRKEA, encoded by the coding sequence TTGGAAAAGTCAACCGTAATTGGGGTGGTCGTTGGTTTTCTGGCGATTGGTGTTGGTATGGTACTGAAAGGAGCCAGCCTGGCCGCGCTTTATAACCCGGCAGCCTTCTTGATCATATTCGCTGGAACTGCAGCCAGTTTGTTCAACGCTTTCCCAATGGCTCAGATGAAGCAGCTCCCCGTGTTGTTTAAGCAGTTATTTAAGGAACAAACTCTTTTGCCTAAAGCTGATTTATTAGCTTTATTTGTGGAACTTTCACAGACAGCCCGGCGTGAGGGGATTTTAGCGTTAGAAAGCCGATTGGGTGAAGTTAACGACTCATTTTTGAAAAATGGCTTGAGTATGGTCATCGACGGGATGGATCCGGAGTTTGTGCAGGATGTTTTAGATGCCGATGTGGCGGCAATGGAAGATCGCCATCGTACAGGCGCGCTTATATTTTCCCAAGCAGGCTCGTATGCGCCGACCTTGGGCGTTTTGGGCGCGGTTGTCGGCTTGATCGCCGCACTGGGTAATCTAAATGATATTGAGGTGCTGGGTCATTCGATTGCGGCAGCATTTGTCGCTACTCTGTTGGGCATTTTTACCGGCTATGTTTTGTGGAATCCATTTGCTAATAAACTAAAAATGTTGTCTAAGAAAGAAGCAGAGATTAAACGGATGATGATTGAGGGCATACTGTCGTTACAGGCAGGGGATTCGCCGTTGGCGATTGAAGCGAAACTACTGGTCTTTGTTCCTCAGGCTGAGCGTGATGCGCTGAGACGGAAAGAGGCTTAA
- the glp gene encoding gephyrin-like molybdotransferase Glp, translating to MVLPLESARKILLAATEVITAERIPLEVCWHRVLAERIVSDLDFPPFDRSPLDGYALLASEVCQASHAAPVALKLIETIPAGAVPKKTIENGTASRIMTGAPIPQGATGVVRLEDTEQSGDIVRLFAGEGAEKSICRQGEEIFCGEEVLFPGMLINPGVMGLLAALGVANPLVYRRPRVALLATGSEIVGIDQRLAPGKIRNSNSFMLSAQVSEAGGVAYLLGTAGDSVEVIDEMLVSTQECDLVVTTGGASVGDYDLIGEAFEKQGITILFERVGIKPGMPVIAGIKDNKLYIGLSGNPAAASIAFEQLVRPVLLKMGGCRDFTRQRLKAYLLEPYEKSSNVPRFIWAQWRQDGDQLWVKPLGLQGNGMLKSTCHANALIIIPANSPPLAAGAEVEIELL from the coding sequence ATGGTACTGCCGTTGGAGTCAGCGCGGAAAATACTGTTGGCAGCTACTGAGGTTATAACGGCAGAACGGATTCCGCTTGAGGTCTGCTGGCATCGGGTATTGGCTGAACGCATTGTATCCGACTTGGACTTTCCGCCGTTTGATCGTTCGCCGCTTGACGGTTATGCGCTTCTTGCCAGTGAAGTCTGTCAAGCTTCTCATGCGGCGCCGGTTGCCTTGAAGCTGATCGAGACAATTCCAGCTGGCGCTGTGCCGAAGAAGACAATTGAGAACGGAACGGCTAGTCGCATTATGACTGGCGCTCCCATTCCTCAAGGCGCTACTGGAGTTGTTCGGCTTGAGGACACAGAACAGTCAGGTGATATTGTCCGGCTGTTCGCAGGTGAAGGGGCAGAAAAAAGTATATGCAGGCAAGGCGAGGAAATCTTTTGCGGGGAAGAGGTTCTTTTCCCAGGCATGCTGATTAATCCCGGTGTGATGGGGCTGCTAGCCGCTTTGGGTGTGGCTAATCCGCTGGTCTATCGCCGTCCCCGCGTGGCCTTACTGGCGACAGGCAGTGAGATTGTTGGCATTGATCAACGACTTGCTCCCGGAAAGATTCGCAACTCCAACAGTTTCATGCTGAGCGCGCAAGTATCTGAAGCAGGTGGGGTGGCGTATTTGCTGGGGACTGCTGGCGATTCGGTCGAGGTAATTGACGAAATGCTCGTGTCTACGCAAGAATGCGATTTGGTAGTTACGACCGGAGGAGCGTCAGTTGGTGATTATGACCTAATCGGTGAAGCATTTGAGAAACAGGGAATAACGATTTTATTTGAACGTGTAGGGATTAAACCCGGAATGCCTGTCATAGCAGGCATTAAAGACAACAAACTGTACATTGGGTTGTCTGGCAACCCGGCGGCGGCAAGCATCGCCTTTGAACAGTTGGTTCGGCCTGTTCTTTTGAAGATGGGTGGCTGTCGGGATTTTACGCGACAACGCCTGAAAGCATATTTGCTGGAACCTTATGAGAAAAGCAGCAATGTGCCAAGATTCATCTGGGCCCAGTGGCGGCAAGACGGGGATCAGCTTTGGGTTAAACCGCTTGGTCTACAGGGAAATGGCATGCTTAAATCCACTTGTCATGCCAATGCGCTGATTATCATCCCTGCGAATAGTCCACCACTAGCGGCTGGAGCCGAAGTCGAAATCGAGTTGCTGTGA
- a CDS encoding ferritin, producing the protein MINKTVQDAINTQIQKETYSAYLYLAMAADCEAKNLKGFASWLRIQYQEEVSHAMKLYDYLLERGGTVALQAIQAPPADFGTPLKMFEQVLEHEQYVTASINGLYEVALANKDYATQIFLQWFISEQVEEEASASEVLEKIRMTGDRALLYLDKELGKRGRD; encoded by the coding sequence ATGATCAATAAAACTGTTCAAGATGCCATCAATACACAAATCCAAAAAGAAACATATTCTGCATATTTGTATCTAGCCATGGCGGCAGATTGTGAAGCGAAAAACCTGAAAGGATTTGCATCTTGGTTGCGGATTCAGTATCAGGAAGAAGTCAGCCATGCGATGAAACTATATGATTATTTGTTAGAGCGGGGCGGCACAGTGGCTCTTCAGGCTATCCAGGCTCCTCCGGCTGATTTTGGAACTCCGTTGAAAATGTTTGAGCAAGTTTTGGAACATGAGCAGTATGTTACCGCTTCCATCAACGGATTGTATGAAGTGGCGCTCGCGAATAAAGACTATGCAACCCAGATTTTCCTGCAATGGTTCATCAGTGAGCAGGTTGAAGAAGAAGCTTCTGCCAGTGAAGTGCTGGAAAAGATCCGCATGACTGGCGATCGCGCTTTGCTATATCTGGACAAAGAACTTGGCAAACGGGGCCGCGACTAA
- a CDS encoding thioredoxin domain-containing protein, translated as MDKTPNRLIKEKSPYLLQHAYNPVDWYPWCDEAFEKARQENKPVFFSSGYSCCHWCHVMERESFEDDGVAAILNDGFISVKVDREERPDVDHIYMEVCQALTGSGGWPLTVLLTPDKRPFFAGTYFPKESKWGRPGLTDILRNVISQWRQDSSRLASYGDEIVQSLLRRSVSNPATGLGSAQLDQAYAGLKKYFDGEFGGFSSAPKFPTPHNLLFLLYYWRRTGKEKALAMVEKTLTGMRQGGIYDHLGFGFCRYSTDLMWFAPHFEKMLYDNALLCYAYLEACQATGNVEYARVAEEIIEYVLRDMTSPEGAFYSAEDADSEGVEGLFYLWTKDEIVDALGWEQGCIFADYYHVSAEGNFEHGKSILHAIGRNPEEYAGKLRMDQQEFATLLAEGRKKLYGLREQRVRPFRDDKVLTSWNALMIAALAKASKVLENPDCLRAAESALTFIETRLTRDDGRILARFREGEAAYVSYLDDYAFLLWALIELYEATFNIGYLKRAILIAEDMIALFADQTAGGFFFTGKDAEELLIRPKELYDGAIPSGNSVAAFALVKLSRLTGDSSLLAAVEAAMGVFTAEVRQMPMGYVFFLLALDLYLDPPKQIVIAGSREDRRTESMLASVQQFYMPEVTLLFRDIDKPCEDAESFASISGKEAVSGQAAAYICDDTKCRPPITEVEQFQKLLNEFSGRNN; from the coding sequence GTGGACAAAACGCCTAATCGTTTGATAAAGGAAAAAAGCCCGTATCTGCTCCAACATGCCTATAATCCAGTAGATTGGTATCCTTGGTGCGATGAAGCATTTGAAAAAGCAAGGCAAGAAAATAAGCCAGTGTTCTTCAGTAGTGGATACTCGTGCTGCCATTGGTGTCATGTGATGGAAAGAGAATCTTTCGAGGATGACGGCGTAGCTGCTATCTTGAATGATGGCTTCATATCAGTGAAAGTCGACCGCGAGGAAAGGCCTGACGTTGATCATATTTATATGGAAGTTTGCCAGGCGCTGACAGGCAGTGGCGGCTGGCCACTGACTGTTTTATTGACGCCGGACAAAAGACCTTTCTTTGCGGGTACCTATTTCCCTAAAGAAAGCAAGTGGGGCAGGCCTGGTCTGACAGATATATTGCGGAACGTGATTTCTCAGTGGCGGCAAGATAGCTCGCGACTGGCGAGCTATGGTGATGAGATTGTGCAGTCTTTGTTGCGGCGTTCAGTGTCGAATCCTGCCACAGGATTAGGTTCGGCTCAGCTTGATCAAGCCTATGCCGGTCTGAAAAAATACTTTGATGGCGAGTTCGGCGGCTTCAGTTCTGCACCGAAATTTCCGACTCCTCACAATCTGCTGTTCTTACTGTATTATTGGCGCCGGACGGGTAAAGAAAAAGCGTTGGCCATGGTTGAAAAGACGCTTACTGGGATGCGGCAAGGCGGCATATATGATCATTTGGGATTTGGTTTCTGTCGTTATTCAACAGACCTCATGTGGTTTGCGCCTCACTTTGAGAAAATGCTGTATGATAATGCTTTGCTTTGCTACGCATACCTTGAGGCTTGTCAAGCAACTGGTAATGTCGAGTACGCTAGGGTAGCCGAAGAGATCATTGAGTATGTGCTGCGAGACATGACAAGTCCGGAGGGGGCGTTTTACTCTGCCGAAGATGCCGACTCTGAGGGAGTCGAGGGCTTATTTTACCTTTGGACGAAAGACGAAATCGTCGATGCGTTAGGGTGGGAGCAAGGTTGTATTTTTGCGGATTATTACCATGTAAGCGCAGAGGGAAACTTTGAACATGGCAAGAGCATTCTCCACGCGATTGGCCGGAATCCTGAAGAGTATGCCGGCAAATTGCGCATGGATCAACAGGAGTTTGCCACTTTGTTGGCTGAAGGTCGCAAAAAACTGTATGGGTTACGCGAACAGCGGGTTAGACCGTTTCGCGATGATAAGGTACTAACCTCTTGGAATGCATTAATGATTGCTGCGCTTGCGAAAGCAAGTAAAGTGCTGGAGAATCCTGATTGTTTGCGGGCGGCTGAGTCTGCATTGACGTTCATCGAAACTCGGTTGACACGAGATGATGGCAGAATTTTGGCCCGCTTCAGGGAGGGTGAAGCAGCTTATGTTTCTTATCTAGATGATTATGCATTCTTACTGTGGGCGTTGATCGAGCTATATGAAGCGACTTTTAATATCGGATATCTAAAGCGAGCCATACTGATCGCTGAGGATATGATTGCTTTGTTCGCTGATCAGACAGCAGGCGGTTTTTTCTTTACCGGCAAGGATGCGGAGGAACTGCTGATACGTCCGAAGGAACTGTACGATGGTGCCATTCCGTCAGGAAACTCGGTGGCGGCTTTTGCGTTAGTAAAACTATCCCGGCTTACGGGCGATTCTTCATTACTTGCTGCCGTTGAGGCGGCGATGGGCGTTTTCACAGCAGAAGTCCGCCAGATGCCAATGGGCTACGTATTTTTCTTGCTGGCTCTGGACTTGTATCTGGACCCACCTAAACAGATCGTTATCGCAGGTTCGCGTGAGGATAGGCGGACGGAGTCTATGCTTGCATCTGTTCAGCAATTCTACATGCCTGAAGTTACACTCCTGTTTCGCGACATCGATAAGCCCTGTGAGGATGCCGAGTCTTTTGCAAGTATTAGTGGAAAAGAAGCAGTCTCAGGGCAGGCAGCAGCCTATATTTGTGATGATACAAAATGTCGCCCGCCTATTACCGAGGTGGAGCAGTTCCAAAAGCTATTGAACGAGTTCTCAGGAAGAAACAATTAA
- a CDS encoding DUF1871 family protein, which translates to MDRLTEIINEWDPIDLMSHAPDDEYELEIKMIRNIINDISNEFEVAQIIYDIFLETCGKELFKKSVEDCAIIAKKIMALEK; encoded by the coding sequence TTGGATAGATTAACTGAAATAATAAATGAATGGGACCCTATAGACTTAATGTCACATGCGCCAGATGATGAATATGAATTGGAAATTAAAATGATTAGAAATATCATAAATGATATTTCTAATGAGTTTGAAGTAGCTCAAATAATTTATGATATTTTTCTGGAGACATGTGGTAAGGAACTATTTAAAAAGAGCGTTGAGGATTGCGCCATTATTGCGAAAAAAATAATGGCATTAGAAAAATGA
- a CDS encoding YjjG family noncanonical pyrimidine nucleotidase, protein MSYKILLFDLDDTLLDFGANETDSLNKLFQQHEYTFSDELFRVYNSVNKQLWADYENGNIVLDDVLNSRFSETMLRLGKVVDGIEWENLYRELLGNGCQHMEGALEVCQSLSVSHRLFVITNGITKTQIKRLKQSGLYEFFEDIFDSQSIGFQKPSKEFFDYVMSHIKDFNIKEALIIGDSLNTDIKGGLLSGIDTCWINTKSQKCSAEIQSTYTVTSLVELYDICTPIK, encoded by the coding sequence ATGAGTTATAAAATACTTCTATTTGATTTAGATGATACATTGTTAGATTTCGGCGCTAATGAAACTGATTCGTTAAACAAATTGTTTCAGCAACACGAATATACTTTTTCGGATGAGTTGTTTCGAGTATATAATTCCGTCAACAAACAACTATGGGCTGATTATGAAAATGGAAATATTGTATTAGATGATGTGCTAAACTCAAGATTTTCAGAAACTATGTTAAGACTGGGAAAAGTTGTGGATGGAATTGAATGGGAAAATCTGTATAGAGAACTTTTGGGCAATGGATGTCAGCATATGGAAGGCGCTTTAGAAGTGTGTCAGAGCTTATCTGTATCCCATAGACTGTTTGTTATCACTAATGGTATAACCAAAACTCAGATAAAGCGATTGAAGCAGTCAGGCTTATATGAATTTTTTGAAGACATCTTTGATTCTCAAAGCATTGGATTTCAAAAGCCATCAAAAGAATTTTTCGATTACGTGATGAGTCATATTAAAGATTTTAATATAAAGGAAGCACTTATTATCGGGGATTCATTAAATACAGATATAAAAGGTGGCCTTCTGTCAGGAATTGATACGTGCTGGATTAACACAAAGTCACAAAAATGCTCTGCAGAAATTCAAAGTACATACACGGTCACAAGTTTAGTGGAATTATATGACATCTGCACCCCTATAAAATGA
- a CDS encoding PLP-dependent aminotransferase family protein — MFILDCKDRRPLHVKIYNQIKNQILSGKLIPNTKLPSIRNLSVELSVSRNTVEYAYEQLYTEGFIYSRPRSGYYVSLLDQEYISRPCRKTATLIEPAFGDGKTFSFDFHPACLSPESFPGKIWSKLLTNCLQENPEQFTLYCDPQGEFDLRYEIQRYLERFRGVSCDPEQIVVCCGLQDSMSILAQILLGNHSAFAFEDPGHWIPRSVFQNYSFLLNPIPVNSDGISLDYLKKTNSTVIHVTPSHQFPLGNVMPVENRLRLINWAENVGGVIIEDDYDSELRYHGKPIPALQGLHPEGDIIYVGTFSKVLSPALRASYMVLPYRLLSIYNKLFRNYAATVSLLEQRALYKFMRQGYWERHLRKMRTMYKKKHDALIQSIDRHFGDQVKILGQGAGLHVVLELANGFLDEKDLISRAWEKNVRMLPLSDTYQCKNYYPTRVMLGFGRMNPDELEKGIELLSQAWNL; from the coding sequence ATGTTTATTTTGGATTGCAAAGATCGTCGGCCGTTACATGTTAAAATTTATAATCAGATTAAAAATCAAATCTTATCAGGAAAACTGATTCCAAACACTAAGCTTCCATCCATCAGGAATTTATCTGTTGAACTATCTGTAAGCCGCAATACAGTGGAGTATGCTTATGAACAATTATATACTGAGGGTTTTATATACAGTAGACCGCGAAGTGGATACTATGTTTCACTTCTAGACCAAGAATATATTTCTCGCCCTTGTCGAAAAACAGCTACTCTCATAGAACCAGCTTTTGGAGATGGGAAGACATTTTCGTTTGATTTTCATCCAGCTTGTCTTTCGCCAGAAAGCTTTCCTGGTAAGATTTGGAGTAAACTCTTAACGAATTGTCTACAGGAAAATCCTGAACAGTTTACACTATATTGCGATCCCCAAGGGGAATTTGATCTGCGCTATGAGATTCAGCGATATCTGGAGCGGTTTCGCGGTGTTTCTTGCGATCCTGAGCAAATTGTCGTTTGTTGTGGTCTACAAGATAGTATGTCCATCCTAGCTCAAATATTGCTAGGTAATCACTCAGCATTTGCGTTCGAAGACCCTGGTCACTGGATTCCAAGATCCGTTTTTCAAAATTATTCATTTCTCCTCAATCCCATTCCGGTAAATTCAGACGGCATAAGCTTGGACTATTTAAAGAAAACCAATAGCACTGTTATACATGTTACTCCATCCCATCAATTCCCATTAGGAAATGTTATGCCGGTGGAAAACCGGCTAAGGCTAATTAATTGGGCAGAAAACGTTGGGGGAGTAATTATTGAAGACGACTATGATAGCGAACTCAGGTATCACGGAAAACCCATTCCTGCCCTACAAGGATTACATCCCGAAGGAGACATAATATATGTAGGTACTTTCTCCAAAGTTCTATCTCCCGCTCTACGAGCAAGCTATATGGTTTTGCCATATCGCTTGCTTAGTATATATAACAAGCTATTCCGTAATTACGCAGCTACGGTTTCATTATTAGAACAAAGAGCACTATATAAATTTATGAGGCAAGGATATTGGGAACGACATCTGCGGAAGATGCGAACAATGTATAAAAAGAAACACGATGCACTCATTCAATCCATTGATCGTCATTTTGGCGATCAAGTTAAGATTTTAGGGCAAGGGGCAGGTCTCCATGTTGTTTTAGAGTTAGCCAATGGTTTTCTTGATGAAAAGGATCTTATTAGTCGTGCTTGGGAGAAAAATGTCCGAATGTTACCACTCTCCGATACTTATCAATGCAAGAATTATTATCCCACGAGAGTAATGCTTGGATTCGGTAGGATGAATCCTGATGAGTTGGAAAAGGGGATTGAGCTATTGTCGCAAGCCTGGAATTTGTAA
- a CDS encoding FMN-binding protein, producing the protein MLNEKLLAILSHPVDGCVSIVTTGVDGPHLVNTWNSYIEVTPNDKLLIPAAGFVKTERNLSTHNEAILSIANREVEGYKGTGTGFIVKGGTRFIKSGEDFDRMKEKFSWIRAVLEITVTSAKQML; encoded by the coding sequence GTGCTAAACGAAAAATTATTGGCGATTCTTTCTCATCCTGTAGATGGATGCGTTTCTATTGTAACTACCGGTGTCGATGGTCCTCATCTAGTTAATACCTGGAATAGCTATATCGAAGTAACTCCTAATGACAAGCTCCTTATTCCAGCTGCCGGCTTTGTAAAAACCGAAAGAAACCTTTCAACTCACAACGAAGCAATCCTTTCCATTGCCAACAGAGAAGTTGAGGGCTACAAAGGGACCGGAACAGGTTTTATCGTGAAAGGAGGCACTCGTTTTATAAAATCCGGTGAAGACTTTGATCGTATGAAGGAAAAATTCTCATGGATTCGCGCTGTCTTGGAGATAACGGTGACATCTGCAAAACAAATGCTTTAA
- a CDS encoding pentapeptide repeat-containing protein translates to MHQVEIKNCKILGINLLGATLRNVLFDNCYGDYATFRNVNCKQVKFHNSSLANADFYKSTLLHVHFSNSSLDQIQLSGTKLAGIDLSSCEFRQIGVTIEDVQGCIVSPQQAVGFSKLFGLIIKD, encoded by the coding sequence ATGCATCAAGTTGAGATAAAAAATTGTAAAATTTTAGGGATTAATCTATTAGGAGCAACTTTGCGCAATGTACTATTTGATAACTGCTATGGGGACTATGCTACCTTTCGTAATGTAAATTGCAAACAGGTGAAGTTTCATAATAGTTCATTAGCTAATGCCGATTTTTATAAATCAACACTACTCCATGTGCATTTTTCGAATTCAAGTTTAGATCAGATTCAATTATCTGGTACTAAACTAGCAGGCATTGATTTAAGTAGCTGTGAGTTTAGACAGATTGGTGTTACCATAGAAGATGTGCAAGGGTGTATCGTTTCCCCACAGCAAGCAGTTGGTTTTTCAAAATTATTTGGCTTGATTATCAAAGATTAG
- a CDS encoding MFS transporter has product MNNVRPETKKVPNWITFLLAIACGVIVANLYYAQPLVGPISADTHLPLASAGLIVTLTQIGYVFGLLFIVPLSDLIENRRLVVSALAVVICALVAAPLAYNALFFLVAAMFIGLGSVAAQILVPYAAHLATEERRGQVVGNVMSGLLLGIMLARPIASFITDLWGWRAVFTLSAAITAILAGLLALVLPERKPSPTMNYGELLSSLWSLFKTKAVLRRRSLYQACLFGAFSLFWTVIPLWLASHFHLSQQGISLFALAGVAGAIAAPIAGRLADKGWTKILTGVTLVIAALSFLLTHIFEDHSTIALAMLVIAAITLDMAVSGNLVLGQRAIYSLGSEIRGRVNGVFMAVFFIGGAIGSAFGGWAYAYGGWMFASILGLSMPVAALLYYFTEKNN; this is encoded by the coding sequence ATGAACAACGTACGACCAGAAACTAAGAAAGTTCCAAACTGGATTACATTCCTGTTAGCAATTGCATGTGGGGTTATTGTTGCAAATCTTTATTATGCACAACCTTTAGTTGGCCCTATCAGTGCAGATACCCATCTTCCTCTGGCGTCAGCAGGATTAATCGTAACACTGACCCAAATTGGCTATGTTTTTGGGTTGTTATTTATTGTTCCGCTTAGCGATCTCATTGAAAATCGACGATTAGTTGTGTCAGCATTAGCAGTCGTTATTTGTGCATTAGTTGCAGCACCCCTGGCATATAATGCGCTATTCTTTCTTGTGGCAGCAATGTTTATCGGACTAGGTTCAGTGGCAGCTCAAATATTGGTACCATATGCAGCCCATTTAGCAACAGAAGAGCGGCGAGGTCAAGTAGTAGGTAATGTGATGAGTGGACTACTGCTTGGAATAATGCTTGCCCGGCCGATAGCCAGCTTTATTACTGATCTTTGGGGATGGCGGGCAGTCTTTACTCTATCTGCCGCCATTACTGCAATATTGGCTGGACTGTTGGCTTTAGTTCTTCCTGAGCGTAAACCTTCACCTACCATGAATTATGGTGAATTGCTTAGCTCCTTGTGGTCACTTTTTAAAACAAAGGCTGTTTTACGCCGCCGTTCCTTATATCAAGCTTGTTTATTTGGCGCTTTTAGTCTGTTTTGGACAGTAATACCGTTATGGTTAGCTAGCCATTTCCATTTGTCACAGCAAGGGATTTCCTTATTCGCCCTTGCTGGTGTGGCCGGCGCCATAGCAGCTCCTATCGCGGGAAGATTGGCCGATAAAGGATGGACAAAAATATTGACGGGTGTGACACTTGTAATTGCGGCTCTATCTTTTTTACTTACTCATATATTTGAAGATCATTCAACAATAGCTTTAGCTATGCTAGTCATTGCAGCTATTACGTTAGATATGGCGGTATCCGGCAATCTCGTTCTCGGTCAGCGTGCGATTTATTCACTAGGAAGTGAAATACGTGGGCGCGTAAACGGAGTATTCATGGCTGTTTTCTTTATTGGTGGAGCGATCGGATCGGCATTCGGAGGCTGGGCATATGCTTATGGAGGCTGGATGTTCGCATCAATTTTAGGACTAAGCATGCCAGTTGCAGCATTATTATACTATTTCACGGAAAAAAACAATTAA
- a CDS encoding dienelactone hydrolase family protein — protein MDNAIVFKCNSDTVIIVLHEIYGINNHIRKICEMLANGKNDVICPNLLLPSQSFSPEEEVIAYKNFIQNVGFSFAQQQVEKLSLKIRNDYKYRFIIGYSIGATLAWLCSQREGLYNGIVGFYGSRIRDYKDIVPKCPTLLFFPRKEEAFDINSLTQELSTKEDISIVQVNALHGFADPWSSNYCSEVSEETIRKTIDFINRQRQ, from the coding sequence ATGGATAACGCTATAGTTTTTAAATGTAATTCGGATACTGTTATTATTGTATTGCATGAAATATACGGGATTAATAATCATATTAGAAAAATTTGCGAAATGCTCGCGAATGGAAAAAATGATGTGATCTGTCCGAACCTGCTATTGCCAAGTCAATCGTTTAGCCCCGAGGAAGAGGTTATTGCTTACAAGAATTTCATACAAAACGTAGGATTTAGCTTTGCACAACAACAGGTTGAAAAATTGTCATTGAAAATTCGAAATGATTATAAGTACCGCTTCATTATTGGTTATAGTATAGGAGCTACGTTAGCTTGGCTATGTAGTCAGCGGGAGGGTCTGTATAATGGAATAGTTGGTTTCTACGGTTCGCGAATAAGGGATTATAAAGATATCGTTCCTAAGTGTCCTACTCTACTCTTCTTTCCGAGGAAGGAAGAGGCTTTTGACATTAATAGCTTAACGCAAGAGCTATCAACCAAAGAAGATATTAGCATAGTACAAGTTAATGCATTACATGGCTTTGCTGATCCATGGTCCAGTAATTATTGCTCAGAGGTAAGTGAAGAAACAATTAGGAAAACTATTGATTTTATTAATAGACAAAGGCAATAA